In Stomoxys calcitrans chromosome 2, idStoCalc2.1, whole genome shotgun sequence, the following proteins share a genomic window:
- the LOC106090847 gene encoding probable glutamine--tRNA ligase has translation MTEELIVKFQSLGMSEQKAKETAKNANVSKNLQLALEHCKGASLGDGVGMLLYHMATKIKPQCAEHMPLLVRYIVEKKLDTTMRIDAALEYILKSAVQKKSQAIDMAELDKECGVGVVVTPEEIENVVQKQVAKYKDALLEQRYHFNSFKIMQEVREQLKWADAKSVKAAIDVEIFDLLGPKTEEDLKPLAKGDKKKEKPKNVESKSSGGKAAAAGKDDETVSDGANTIAELMKTKVHFHAPGENYKTDGYVVTDNTERLLREHLKATGGRVQTRFPPEPNGILHIGHAKAININFGYAAAHNGVCYLRYDDTNPEKEEEKFFVGIKDMVEWLGYKPYKITHSSDNFQQLYEWAVVLIRKGLAYVCHQTADEMKGFNPKPSQWRDRPIEESLQLFEDMKNGKIDEGAATLRLKVTLEEGKVDPVAYRIKFIAHHRTGNKWCIYPTYDYTHCLCDSLENITHSLCTKEFQSRRSSYYWLCNALDIYCPVQWEYGRLNMNYALVSKRKIGKLITEKIVNDWDDPRLFTLTALRRRGFPAEAINNFCAQMGVTGAQISVDPTMLEASVRDVLNVTAPRRLVVIEPLKVTLENFPHAAAVEIDVPNFPQNPDLGSHKMILDRVVYIEQSDFKSDPEKGYRRLAPGQSVGLRHANLVITLKEVKKNAAGQVSELVCECQPTETAEKPKAFIQWVSQPIQIEVRLYELLFKHKNPEDPNEVPGGFLSDISPNSMSTMQSFADRSLANCKVFDKFQFERIGFFSVDPDTTKEKIVFNRTVGLKEDAGKK, from the coding sequence ATGACGGAGGAGTTAATTGTGAAATTTCAATCGCTTGGAATGAGCGAACAAAAAGCTAAAGAAACGgccaaaaatgcaaatgtgAGTAAAAATTTACAACTGGCCTTGGAACACTGCAAGGGGGCATCCTTGGGCGATGGTGTGGGAATGCTACTGTATCATATGGCCACAAAAATAAAACCTCAATGTGCTGAGCATATGCCCTTGCTGGTACGTTATATTGTGGAGAAAAAATTGGATACCACAATGCGGATAGATGCCGCTTTGGAGTACATATTGAAGAGTGCGGTACAGAAAAAGAGCCAAGCCATTGATATGGCCGAGCTTGACAAGGAATGTGGTGTGGGTGTGGTGGTAACACCCgaagaaattgaaaatgttgtgCAGAAACAAGTGGCTAAGTACAAGGATGCATTGTTAGAGCAGCGTTATCATTTTAACTCTTTTAAAATCATGCAGGAAGTAAGGGAACAATTGAAATGGGCCGATGCCAAGAGTGTGAAGGCTGCCATCGATGTTGAAATCTTTGACTTGCTTGGACCCAAAACCGAGGAAGATTTGAAGCCATTGGCAAAGGGAGATAAGAAGAAGGAAAAGCCTAAGAATGTAGAAAGCAAATCAAGCGGTGGCAAGGCTGCTGCTGCAGGGAAAGATGATGAAACAGTTTCCGATGGAGCCAATACCATAGCCGAACTAATGAAGACTAAGGTTCATTTTCATGCTCCTGGTGAAAATTACAAGACTGATGGCTATGTGGTCACAGACAATACCGAACGTTTATTAAGAGAGCACCTGAAAGCCACTGGCGGACGAGTGCAGACACGTTTCCCTCCCGAGCCAAATGGTATTCTGCACATTGGCCATGCCAAGGCAATTAACATTAACTTTGGTTATGCCGCTGCCCATAATGGCGTTTGTTATTTGCGTTACGATGACACGAATCCTGAAAAAGAAGAGGAAAAATTCTTTGTTGGCATTAAAGATATGGTAGAATGGTTGGGTTATAAACCGTACAAAATCACCCACTCCTCCgataacttccaacagctgtacgAATGGGCTGTTGTTCTCATACGTAAAGGCTTGGCATATGTCTGTCATCAGACAGCAGATGAAATGAAGGGTTTTAATCCAAAACCCAGTCAGTGGAGAGATCGCCCTATTGAGGAGTCTCTGCAACTCTTTGAAGATATGAAaaatggcaagatcgatgaagGAGCCGCAACGCTGAGACTCAAAGTAACATTAGAAGAAGGAAAAGTGGACCCAGTGGCATATCGCATAAAATTCATTGCTCATCACCGCACGGGCAATAAGTGGTGCATATACCCCACCTATGACTACACACACTGTCTATGTGATTCTTTGGAAAATATTACTCACTCTTTGTGCACAAAGGAATTTCAATCAAGAAGATCGTCCTACTACTGGCTGTGCAATGCTTTGGATATCTATTGCCCGGTGCAATGGGAATATGGACGTTTGAATATGAACTATGCCTTGGTGTCTAAACGTAAAATAGGAAAACTTATTACCGAGAAAATTGTTAACGATTGGGATGATCCACGCCTATTCACATTGACTGctttgagaagacgaggtttcCCCGCCGAAGCTATCAATAACTTCTGTGCCCAAATGGGTGTTACCGGAGCTCAAATATCTGTTGATCCTACCATGTTGGAGGCTTCAGTGAGAGATGTACTAAACGTTACAGCCCCAAGGCGTTTGGTTGTTATTGAACCTTTGAAAGTTACTTTAGAAAATTTCCCTCATGCTGCAGCTGTTGAAATTGATGTGCCCAACTTCCCGCAAAATCCTGATTTGGGTTCACACAAAATGATATTGGATCGTGTTGTGTACATCGAACAAAGCGATTTCAAATCAGATCCCGAAAAAGGCTATAGACGCTTAGCTCCTGGCCAATCGGTGGGCTTGAGACATGCAAATTTGGTTATAACTCTAAAAGAGGTAAAAAAGAATGCTGCTGGTCAGGTTTCTGAACTTGTGTGTGAATGCCAACCTACTGAAACGGCAGAAAAGCCCAAAGCGTTTATACAATGGGTTTCACAGCCGATACAGATCGAAGTACGGCTTTACGAGTTGCTGTTTAAACACAAAAACCCCGAGGATCCCAATGAAGTTCCTGGGGGATTTTTATCCGACATCAGTCCTAATTCGATGAGCACAATGCAATCGTTTGCAGATCGGTCGTTGGCCAACTGCAAGGTATTTGATAAATTCCAATTTGAACGTATTGGTTTCTTTTCGGTAGATCCGGATACTACTAAGGAAAAAATTGTCTTCAACCGCACTGTGGGCCTTAAGGAAGATGCCGGCAAGAAATAA
- the LOC106090858 gene encoding peptidyl-prolyl cis-trans isomerase NIMA-interacting 4 yields MPPKKDAKGKDNKGAAGGKKGASGGAAEDKGGKEKKGGNAVKVRHILCEKQGKIMEAMEKLKAGQKFPEVAAAYSEDKARQGGDLGWQIRGAMVGPFQDAAFALPISTVNNPVYTDPPVKTKFGYHIIMVEGKK; encoded by the exons atgccTCCAAAGAAAGATGCAAAAGGCAAGGATAACAAAGGGGCGGCTGGTGGTAAGAAAGGAGCTTCCGGTGGAGCAGCTGAGGATAAAGGAG GCAAGGAAAAGAAGGGGGGCAATGCTGTTAAAGTGCGACACATTTTATGTGAAAAGCAAGGCAAAATAATGGAAGCTATGGAAAAATTGAAAGCTGGCCAGAAGTTTCCTGAAGTGGCGGCCGCCTACAGCGAAGACAAAGCTCGCCAAGGTGGCGATTTAGGCTGGCAGATTAGAGGCGCTATGGTGGGTCCCTTCCAGGATGCTGCATTTGCTCTGCCTATATCAACAGTCAATAATCCCGTCTATACAGATCCTCCAGTAAAAACGAAATTTGGCTACCATATCATTATGGTAGAGGGTAAAAAGTGA
- the LOC106091139 gene encoding lectizyme produces the protein MTASGRYLYMLLITTLLPMVVIASNTHMLPAARKSGGCLRSLSTSSAALSSSSSNAMQGFMENRISTLASQNVWTKKFLAKREAEPHSAPSVVSIQLMTPDEGLVHYCAGTIINEHWILTAAHCLTNPQMVANSVIVAGCHDIHSSDESHNVQLRHIDYFVSHDLYLGGANPYDIALIYTKEPLIFDKFVQPANLPEQDAMPDGYGTLYGWGNVSMTIVPKYPHKLQQANMPILDLELCEQVLASSGMQLHETNLCTGPLTGGVSICTADSGGPLMQDEPTDMYGENAHTIIGIVSWGKMPCGQRNAPSVFVRVSAFSNWIQQVISTATQFE, from the coding sequence ATGACAGCCAGTGGCAGATATTTATATATGCTGTTAATAACAACATTATTACCAATGGTGGTCATAGCTAGTAATACACATATGCTGCCAGCAGCTCGCAAGAGCGGCGGCTGTTTGCGTAGTTTATCTACATCATCAGCAGCATTGTCCTCAAGCTCATCGAACGCAATGCAGGGATTTATGGAAAATCGCATCTCCACGCTGGCTTCACAAAATGTTTGGACAAAAAAGTTCCTGGCAAAGCGCGAAGCGGAACCTCATTCAGCACCCTCTGTGGTATCCATACAATTGATGACTCCCGACGAGGGTTTGGTGCATTACTGTGCGGGCACCATCATAAATGAACATTGGATATTAACTGCTGCCCATTGCCTAACAAATCCCCAGATGGTGGCCAATTCGGTAATAGTGGCCGGTTGTCATGACATTCATTCAAGCGATGAAAGCCACAATGTACAACTACGCCACATTGACTACTTTGTAAGCCATGACCTATATTTGGGCGGTGCCAATCCCTATGACATCGCCTTGATCTACACCAAAGAACCATTGATCTTTGACAAATTTGTGCAACCAGCAAATTTGCCCGAACAAGATGCAATGCCCGATGGCTATGGCACCCTCTATGGCTGGGGCAATGTCTCAATGACCATAGTGCCCAAATATCCCCATAAACTGCAGCAAGCCAATATGCCTATACTGGACTTGGAGTTGTGTGAACAAGTGTTGGCCTCTTCGGGCATGCAGCTGCATGAAACAAATCTTTGCACAGGCCCCCTAACAGGAGGTGTGAGCATATGCACCGCCGATTCAGGTGGCCCACTAATGCAAGACGAGCCCACTGATATGTATGGAGAAAACGCACATACCATCATCGGTATAGTGTCATGGGGTAAAATGCCCTGCGGCCAAAGGAATGCCCCCTCGGTGTTTGTGCGGGTTTCGGCCTTTTCAAATTGGATACAACAAGTCATCAGCACAGCTACACAATTTGAGTGA